Part of the Sphingomonadaceae bacterium OTU29LAMAA1 genome, GGCACGGCTATGAGGCTGTCGGCCACTGCATTGCACAGGATACTGGCCGACCGTCCGGCGATCCGAACCGTCCTGCTCCGCTTCGTCGACGTGGTCATGACCCAGATGTCCAGGACGATCGTCTCGTCGCTCGCGCATTCGATCGAGCGGCGGATGGCGCGATGGATCCTGCTCTATCACGACCGGGTACGCGAGGACGACATCTGCATGACGCACGAGGAGTTCAGGCTCATGCTCGGCGTCCGCCGCAGCAGCGTGACCGACGCACTCCACAAGCTCGAAGAGGATGAGGCTGTTCGCTCCGTGCGTGGGCGCGTCATCGTGCGTGACCGGGATCGGCTGCTGCGCCTAGCTGGTGACACCTACGGGTTCGCTGAGGCGGAATACCGACGCCTACTAAGCCTCTAATCAAATTGAATTTGCTGACGTTCGCCCCCCGGGGGACCGTATATATAGCTTGAAACCACTCAAATTTCGCCGACCTGCCCCGACCGGTAAGATTGGACGCTCAATCAAAATGAACGAATGGCCGAAATTGGGGTAGGGTAGATACGTCGCGAATGTCCGGATGTGGGTCGGAGCAGCCGCAATCTGCCGGTCGGTTTCCGACCCAGTCTCTGCCGTTCAGCTTGACCCGCACTTTCCCAAAACCGGCCTTTCGCTCATCTTGCTCCAGCGGAAACCGGGGTGACCACATTGTCCAGAACGTCACGATTCCGGCTGGCAACTGGGGCCTGATCATGGCCACGTCGAGCGATCCCCGTGTCATCGGACTGACCTTCGCTGCGAGTCAATGACCAACGAGGTCGACGATGATCTGAGGTTTTCCAAGCATTGAGCACCCGGGATGCAAAATGGATCTCAGAGCCCCAAGGGACGAAGCTCGCGCACAAGCTCGATCAATAAGCGAAGGCCGGTCGGCACCTGCCGCCTACTTGAGTAGTAGATGTGGTAACCGGGGCCCATGGAGGCGTGATCTTCAAGTACCAATCGCAATTCCTCGCGGGCGACGTAAGGGGCGAAGGTAGGCTCGATGCCGTACATCAAACCTGCGCCGGCAAGCGCCATTGCAAGCATCGCACGTCCCTCATCGACGATGACTTTGCTGGGCACGCTGAAAGCGACCTCGCCGTCCGCGCCTTCGAACTCCCATCGGTAGATGCGATCATTCCCGAGCCTAACGCCAAGGCAATGATGATGCTGAAGATCGTCGGGAGTTTCAGGCGTGCCGAATTTCTCCAGATAGGCGGGCGATCCTGCCACGACCCAACGCAGATCGGCGGAGAGCCGCTGTGCGATCATGTCCTCTGGAACGGTGCCGCCATGTCGGATGCCGGCATCGTAACCGCCATCGACGACGTCGACCATCTGATCGCGCGCAGCGATGTCGATCTCTATGTCTGGATAACGCTCGGCGAACACCGGCAGCACCGGCGCCAACAGCAGCGCAGCGGCTTCGGCGACCACGTTGAGCCGTACTCGGCCAGTCGGCGCGTCGCGATAGCGGTTCAACCCTTCCACCGCCTGATCGATCTTCCCGAAGGGTTCGGATATCTCGTCCCGCAGTTCTTCTCCCGCTGCGGTCAGCGTGACACTCCGGTTGGTGCGGTTGAGCAAGCGCACCCCGAGACGTGCTTCCAAGCCCTTGAGCGCATGGCTCAGGGCAGAAGCGCTGACGCCGAGTTCCAGACCCGCAAGACGGAAGCTCCGATGCCGTGCGATCGACAGGAAGTAAGTCAGGTCGGCAAGGTTGGATCGAGTATTCGACATTGATGAGTAGCGTGCATCTTAGACGTCGAGCACGCAATCGCTATCGCCTAGCCCGTGGGCCCACGATACTGGCTTGCTGTCACAGGCTCGAGCCAGTCGACCGGCTTACCGTTGATCGTCTCGGTGACCGCTAGGTGGCTCATGCCCTGCCTGTTCGTCGCGCCGTGCCAATGTTTCGTGCCCGGCCGCGCGTGGATCGTATCGCCCTTGCAGATGCGGGTTACCAGGCTGCCATCCTCCTGAACCCAGCCGCAGCCTTCGGTCACGTAGAGGATTTGTCCCGCGGGATGCGTGTGCCAGTTGGTCCGGCCCCCCGGCTGGAAGCTCACCAGCGCGGCCCCGGCCTGTCCGGGCGCAATCACCTCGGCCATCATACGGACGCTCACCGTTCCGGTAAAATTCGTGACCGGCCCTGGCCTGGCGGCTGCTTCGCCAGCGCGAACGACGGTTTGCGCATGGGTCGTGGACGCCGTGCAGACGAGTAGGGCGATAGCGTGAAGATGTTTCATGATCCGACTCCGTCTTCGTTCAACGCTGGTATTGTTCGTCGCTAACCGGTTCCAGCCAGTCGACCGGGCGCCCGTCCAGCGACTCTTGGACCGCGATATGGGTCATCGCCGTCGTCGGGGTGGCGCCGTGCCAGTGCTTGTGTCCCGGCGGACACCAGATCACGTCGCCCGCGCGGATTTCGACGACCTTCTCACCCTCGCATTGCGTCCAGCCGCAGCCGGCGGTGACGATCAGCGTTTGGCCGAGCGGGTGGGTATGCCAGTTGGTGCGGGCACCTGGCTCGAACGTCACGGCAGCGCAGCTATGACGCGCAGGCTCGGGCGGACTGTTCAGCGGGTCGATACGGACCGTACCTGTGAACCAGTTAGCCGGCCCCACTTGCGACGGCTGCGATCCTGCGCGCTTCAGATCCATGTTTCTTCTCCTTGCCGATCTACTGCTCGAAAGAGCGTGCGTGAAAGATGGTCGCGTAACCGCCTGGTTTGCCGTCACTGGCCACGACGACCAGATCGCGGGTGCCGGAGCGGAGCGCCATGCTGGTAGTGTTAAGATTGCGACCGTCATCGCGGCCTGGAAGCAGAATCTGTCCCAGCGGCAGACCGTCTGGCGAGAAGACGAGAACGCGACCTTGCCCGTAAAGCGCGACATAGACGCGGCCAGCCCCGTCGACGCGCATCGAGTCTGGCGCAGGTCCCACGAAATGGTACGCGGTCGTCGCCCCGAACGGCGCGGGCGTGACCGCGTCCTTGAGGTCGATCCGATAAAGCCGCCCCATGGCGAACTCCCCGACCCACAACCGCTTTCCATCCGGACTCAGAGCGAGGACGTTAGCGACCGCGAGATTCCGGACGACCGGGACCGGGGAGGTGCCGCCTGGCGCGACATACCAGACCCCGCCCGCCGGCTCGCCGACCGTGCCACGCGCGTCGGTGAAGTAGAAGCCGCCCTTGGTGTCGAACGCGATGTCGTTGGGGGCAAAACCGCCTGCCTCGGGAACGATCGTCTGCTGCTCGCTGCCGTCTGTGCGCATCGCGATGATCGCGCCGCCCCCTGTGCTGCTCGCCGCCGCGATGAAGACACGGCCATCAGGTGAGAACGCCATGCCGCCGGGCATCAGACTGGCCAGCGTGACTACCGTGGTGAGCCGGTCACGCCCGTCCAGCCGCATCACGCGCTTTCCCTGAACATCGGAGAACAGGAGATCACCGTTGGGAAGAAACACCGGGCCTTCGAGGTCCAGGGTTGCGCCAGGGACGCGGATTGGCCGATCGGCGACGATCGTCGTCAACGCGCGCTCGGCAGGCGGGATGGGAACGGCACTGCCGAGTGCGGGAGCAGTGACCTGAGCCGACGCTCCAGCCGCAATGCCGAGCAACGACAGGACGAGGAGCGCCGAGCGAAGTCGATGCGGCAGGCGCGTGAGCAGCTCGCGGGCGCTTGTCATGTAAGCTCCGGCAGCCCCTCAAGGTGCTTCTCCAGAGTGATCGGATATTCACGCACGCGCACGCCAGTCGCGTTGTAGATGGCGTTGGCGATCGCGGGCGCGACCCCGCTCAAGCCAAGTTCGCCGACGCCCTTCGCTTTGACCGGCGACATGGTCGCGTCGACCTCATCGATGAACGCAACGTCGAGATGCGGTACGTCGGCGTGAACCGGCACCTCATACCCCGCGAGGTCGTGATTCACGAACAAGCCAAAGCGCGTGTCTACCGCCATCTCCTCCATCAGCGCAGCACCGATGCCCATCGTCATGCCGCCGATCACCTGGCTGCGTGCGGTCAGAGGATTGAGGATGCGTCCCGCTGCGCACACCGCCAGCATGCGTCGGACGCGGACGACACCCGTGTAGCGATCGACGCCGACCTCCGCGAAGTGCGCGCCGAAGGTCTGCTGGGCATATTGCTTGCTGAGGTCGCCATATTCCATGCTGTCCTCGGCCACCACCTCCCCGCCCTGTGCGGCACGAGCAAGGGGAACTGCGCGACCGCCCGAACGCACCTCGCTGTCAGCGAAGATGACATCGGTCGTGTTGAAGCCGAGCCGCTGCGCCACGGCATCACGCAACGCGGCACAGGCGGCATAGACTCCGGCAGTGACCGACGCAGCGCCCATCTGTCCGCCGGAGCCGGGCGTCTCGGGGAAAGCAGAGTCGCCGAGCTTGGCCACCACGCGGCTCAACGGGACACCCATCATCTCAGCGGCCACCTGCGCCACGATCGTATAGCTACCCGTACCGATGTCGGTCATGTCGGTTTCAACCGTGATGATCCCGTCGCGGCTGAGCCGAGCGCGCGCACCCGCCTTGGCGATCGGGGCGCCGCGGATAGCACTCGCCATGCCGTAACCGATCAGCCACTTGCCGTCCTGCCGACCGGCGGACCGGGTCGGCCGGGCGTTCCAGCCGAACCGCTCGGCGCCGGTGCGCAGACAGTCTACAAAGGCGCGAGTCGAGAAGCGACGTTCAGGCTTCTCCGGATCGACCTGCGTGTCGTTGGAGACGCGGAGCGCCACCGGGTCCATGCCCAGCTTTTCCGCCAACTCGTCCATCGCGATCTCGAGCGCCATCATGCCCGGAGCCTCGCCGGGCGCACGCATCGCATTGCCCTCGGCCAGATCGAGTGTGGTCAGATAGCGGCGAAGTAGCCGGTTCTCGCCACGGTAGAGCAGCCGGGTAGGCAGCGTGGTCGGCTCGGTTCTCCCGCCGCGCAAATTGCCCGACCAGCCATCGTGTCCGATCGCAGTGATGCGGCCGTCGCGGTCCGCGCCGAGCCGGATACGCTGGATCGTTTTCGGCCGATGGATCGTGTTGTTGAACATGATCGGGCGCTGCAGCACGAGCTTGACCGGCCGCCCCGCCGCCCGCGCAGCGAGCGCCGCGAGCGCAAGGTCGCTCTGGGTCGTACCCTTGCCACCGAAACCGCCGCCGATGAACGGCGAGAGCAGGTGGATATTCTCCTTGGGCGTGCCGATGATTTTGCCGAGATCTCGCTTGCCCCAATTCATCTGCTGGATTGATGTCCAACAGGTCAGCTGGTCGCCCTTCCAGCGGGCGATGGTGGCGTGCGGCTCCATCATCGCATGGGCCTGATCGGGCACGGTATAGGTCTGGTCGAGCTTCACTGGCGCGGCGGCGAAGGCCCGATCGAAGTCGCCGACGCGGAGCTCGCTTGGACCGCCGAACGGCTCTTCCGGCGCAATCGGTGCGGTCGGCTTCTGTGCGGCAAGGTCGAACGCGCCTTTGCTGCGCGCATAGTCCACGCGGATCAGGGCGGCAGCAGCCCGCGCCTGTTCGAACGTGTCCGCCACCACTACGGCGACTGCCTGATGATAATGATCCACTTCCGGTCCGGCGAGCACGCGCTGGACATAGAAGTCACCGACACCGAGCGTTCCCGCCGTTTCGTAGGTGACGATCGTGCGGACGCCCGGCGCGGCGCGCGCGATCGACAGGTCGAGGCGCGAAATCCGACCTTTCGCGATCGCGGCACCGAGAATGTAGCCGTAGGCAAGGTCGTCGCCGACGTCATGGTATTCGGCCGCGTAGGTGGCGGTGCCGGTGGTCTTGAGCCGACCCTCGACCCGCGGATGGGGCCGGCCGACGACGGCTTGGCGATCGATCGGGGTGGTGCCCGCCGGTGTGTCGAACTTCATGCCGCTGGCTCCAGCTTGGCAAGGAAGGCATCGTGGGTCATCGGCAGCGAGAACATCGGGAAGTTCTTGGTGACGGCCGCGTCCTGCTCTTCCGGACTGAGCGTCGCGGTACAGTCGCTCAGCGTGACCACGCGGAAGCCGCGCTCGTAGGCGGAGCGCATGGTCGACTCAACGCAGCAATTGGTGAGGAAGCCGGCAATGGCCAGATCGGTGATGCCGCGTTGGCGCAGGATGAAGTCGATGTTGGTGCTCGCAAAGCAGTCAAGCCCGCGCTTGCCCTCGATGATGATGTCACCTGTCTGAGGAGCCATCACCTCGGCAATCTCGGCACCCCAGCTTTCTTTCCGGAACGCCTTCGCGGCCACGATCCCGGCCAAGATGCCGTAGGGATCGGAGGGAATCTCGGGATAGCCATCGGCAAAGCTGATCGGGGCGTGCATCACCGTCACCCCGAGCGCTCGTGCCTGTTCGACCACCGTCCGGCTGTGCGCGAGCATCCCGGTTTCGGCCATGACCGCCTGCACTGCCTCATGCTGCGCACCGCCCTCGCTTACGAAGTCGTTCTGGTATTCGATCAGCAACAGGGCCGTCGTGTTCGGATGCATCGCGCTTCTCCGTCGGCGGCTCGAACCGTGAGGGCGAGCCTAGTCGTTCCCTTCCGCCGGGCGACGGAAGGGGCTGCATTTCTGATGTCCGACCTTTGGTCGGCGACGATCGATCAAGCGATCGCCGGCAGGCGTTCCAAGTGCTTGTCGAGGGTCAGCGGATAGTCCCGAATGCGCACGCCGGTGGCATTGTAGACGGCGTTCGCCACTGCGCCGCCCACGCCGCAAAGCCCGAGTTCGCCGACACCCTTGGCCTTCATCGGGTTGGCCTTGTCGTCGGCCTCGTCGAGGAACACGACCTCTTGGTGAGGAATGTCGGCGTGCACCGGCACTTCATATCCGGCAAGATCGTGGTTGATGAAGAGACCGAACCGCTTGTCGACCTCCAGCGCCTCCATCAGCGCCGAGCCCACGCCCATGGTCATCGCGCCGATCACCTGGCTGCGCGCCGACTTGGGATTGATGATACGGCCAGCGGCACAGACCGCGAGCATCCGGCGCACGCGGGTGGCACCTGTATAGGCATCGACACCGACTTCGACGAAGTGCGATCCGAAGGTGGATATCTGGTAGGACTTGTCGAGTTTATCGAACTCGATCTTGTCCTCGGCCACTAGCTCGCCGGCAGACGCCGCCTGACGCAGGTCGGCGGTGCGGTTGCCGCTCCGGACCTTGCCACCTTCGAACACCGCGTCGACCGAGTTGACGCCGAGCCGCTGGGCAACCTGCTCGCGCAGCTTCACGCACGCTGCATAGACACCCGCGGTCGAATTTGCCGCACCGAACTGGCCGCCCGAACCCGCGGACACCGGGTATGCCGAGCTCCCGAGCTTTACGACGACGGCTTCGGCCGGCACGCCCATCATCTCGGCCGCAGTCTGCGCCAGGATGGTGTAGCTGCCGGTGCCGATGTCGGTCATGTCGGTCTCGACCGTCACGACACCGTCGCGGCGCAGCCGGACACGGGCACCCGAGGGCATGTTCATGTGGTTGCGAAACGAGGATGCGACCCCCATTCCCACTAGCCACCGGCCATCGCGCACCTGACCGGGCTTGGGGTTGCGCTTCGACCAGCCAAAGCGCTGTGCCCCTTCCTCAAGGCAACGGACGAGCTGGCGCTGTGAGAAGTGGCGCTTCGGGTCCTTGGGATCGACCTGCGTGTCGTTCTTCACGCGAAAGGCGATCGGATCCATGCCGAGCTGCTCGGCCATCTCATCCATCGCGATCTCAAGCGCCATCATGCCAGGCGCCTCACCCGGTGCACGCATGGCATTGCCCTCGGGCAGATCCATGACCGCAAGCCGCAGCGACGTGAGCCGATTGGCGCCCGCGTACAGCAATTCGGTCTGGTTCACTGCCGTTTCGGGGCCGCCGCCGGGCAGATCGCCCGAGCCGCTCTCGTGCGCGATCGCCGTGATCGTGCCGTCGCGCGTCGTGCCGATGCGGATGCGCTGGCGGGTGGCAGGGCGATGCGTCGTGTTGTTGGCGATGAGGGGGCGTTGCAACGCCAGCTTGACCGGGCGCTTGGCTGCACGCGCGCCAAGCGCCGCCAGCACTGCGTCGGTGCGCAGGAACAGTTTGCCGCCAAAACCACCACCGACGTATGGCGACATGAAGGTGATCTTCTCCTTGGGGATGCCAAGGGTCGTCGCGAGATCCGTACGGCCCCAGTCGATCATCTGGTTCGACGTCCACACCGTCAGCGCATCACCGGTCCAGGACGCGATCGAGGCGAACGGCTCCATCATCGCGTGGCTGTGATCGGGCGTGGTGTAGCGTTGATCGAGCTTCACCGGGGCAGCGGCGAATGCAGCCTCGAACTTGCCCACTCGGTGCTCGGGCGGAGACTCGCTCCCTTCGCCGCTGTTGCCGCCGTGCAGCGGCGCGGTCTTGATCTCCTGGTCGAGATCGAACCGCCCGGGGGCGCGCTGATAGTCTACACGGATCAACCACGCCGCGGCGCGCGCCTGCTCGAAGGTCTCCGCCACGACGACTGCGACGGCCTGGTGATAATGATCGACCGCGGGACCGGCGAACAGCTTGGCGGTGTTGTACTTGCCCTTGCCCAACTTGCCGGCGTCGGCTGCAGTGACAATGGCAAGCACTCCGGGAGCGGCTCGCGCCTCATTGAGGCTCATCGAACGAATACGGCCCTTGGCGATGGCCGAGCCGACCACGTAGCCATAAGCCGCGTTCGGAACCTCGCGGTAGAACTCGTACGCGTAGGGTGCCTGGCCGGTCGTCTTGAGCGGCCCGTCGATGCGGTCGTGGGCACGCCCCACGACCTTCATGCGGTCGATCGGATTGGTCGTCGCGGGGGTGTCGAACTTCATGGGATCAGGCCCCCTTCTGGTCGGCGGCTTGCGCGATCACGGAAGCCAACGCGCGAGTGGCGAGCGGCAGCTTGAACTTGTTGTCCTCGGTCGGCGTCGCGCCTTGGAAGGCGCGGGCAGTTACCGCAGCGGCACCGCGCGGCAGCAGCGCCTCTGCAGCCTCGACGCGCCACGGCTTGGGCGCGACCCCGCCGAACGCGACCCGGCCGGTGCCATCAGGTTGGATCACCGCGGCAACGGAAACGAGTGCGTAGGCGTACGACGCGCGGTCGCGCACCTTTTCGTAGAGGTGCTTGCCGCCGAGCGGACGCGGCAGCGTCACGGCGGTGATAAGCTCGCCGGCGCGCAGGTTGGTGTCGATCTCCGGGCGATCACCCCAGAGCCGGTGAAAGTCAGCGATCGGGATCGATCGCTGCTGACCGTTTGCGTCTACCGTCTCGATCACCGCGTCCAGCACGCGCATCGCTACCGCCATATCGCCCGGGAAGGTCGCGATGCACTTATCGGACACGCCGATCACGCCGAGTTGGCGGGACACACCGCCGATCGCCGAGCACCCTGAGCCTGGCTTGCGCTTGTTGCACGCCATGTTGGTGTCGTAGAAATACGGGCAGCGGGTGCGCTGGAGCAGGTTGCCCGCCGTGGACGCCTTGTTGCGGAGCTGACCGGACGCGCCCGCCACGATCGCGCGCGTGAGCACGCCGTAATCGCGCCGCACCCGCTCGTCCGCGGCGAGGTTGGTGTTGGTCACCAACGCGCCGATGCGCAGACCACCGTCGCGGGTCTTCTCGATCTTGTCGAAGCCGAGATCCTGAACATCGATCAGATGGCTTGGAGTCTCGACCTCAATCTTCATCAGATCGAGCAGGTTTGTGCCACCGGCGATGAACCGGGCGCCCGGCCGAGCCGCCGCGCGCGCTGCGGCAACAGGATCCTTGGCGCGCTCATAGGTAAAGGCCTTCATGCCTTAGCTCCTGCGACTTCGGCCATTGCCTCGGCGATGTTGGAATAAGCGCCGCAGCGGCAGATGTTGCCGCTCATGCGCTCGCGCATCTCGACGTTGGTCGCCTGCGGACGATCGGTCAGGTCGGCCTGCACATGGCTCGGCACCCCGCGCTTGATCTCGTCGAGCACGGCGACCGCCGAACATATCTGGCCGGGCGTGCAATAGCCGCACTGGTAGCCGTCATGCTTTACGAACGCCGCCTGCATGGGATGCAGCTTCTCGGGCGTGCCCAGGCCTTCGATGGTCGTGATCTTGTCACCCTCGTGCATCACGGCGAGGCTGAGGCAGGAATTGATGCGCACACCGTCGACCATCACCGTGCAGGCACCGCACTGGCCGTGATCGCAGCCCTTCTTCGATCCGGTCAGGTGCAGATGCTCGCGCAGCGCATCAAGCAGGGTAGTGCGCGGATCGAGCTTCAGCTCGCGCCTGGAGCCGTTGACCTCGAACGATACAGGTAGCGAAGCCGGGGCGGGAGAGGGAGGCAGTGGTGCTGCCTCAGCAGGGATCGGCGACGCAACGATGGCGGCCGTCGCGGCGCTTCCGGCAAGCAGTCCCCGACGGGACAGTTCAATTTCCGATATGCCGGCCATGGACCGCGTTTCCTCTTCTTCCGACTGCGTCTCGGTGAGCTTGAATTTGGGTAGCGACGTTGCCGCTTGTCTTAATGTAACGCTTTCAAGTGCAGGACGCCCCTCGCACTTTGCTCATCGAAGCGGTGAGCAGCGTTCAACACCGACTCAAGTGGCCTTTCGGCTACTTTCCCCTCGAGTACTTCTTCGTAAACCTGAACGACTTGAGCCAGGATCGAAACGGCGAGCGTTTGCGGGTCCCGAGTGGCGGCAATGATCCCGACCGGCCCAACGACGCGGTCGATGGCGAGCGGGTCCGCGCCAGCCGCCAACAAACGATTTCGCCGCTCGGTGTGGGTTTGCCTGCTGCCCATCGCACCGATGAACAGCGGTTGCTGCTCGAGTGCCTGCAGCAGCAAGTCGGTCTCCCAGTCGTGATCATGGAATAAGGTAACGACCGCGGACCATGGGTCGAGCAAGAAGCTGTCCGCAGGCCCGACGATCCGCAGAAGGTGGGCCGGCCTGCCTCTCGCGTGCGCCTCGTCGACGAGCGAGGATTGCGGACTGAATAGCAGCGTCTCCGCGCCATAGGCTTCTGCCATCTGCAGAAGGGCGCCCGGTTCCGCGCCATGCCCGAGGACGATGAGGCGCAGTTGCGGATCGTGCCGCGCGATGAAGTCGTGCCCAGACCAACCCGTTCGATCCGTTTCCGCAGCTTCGGAGGCGGCGAATGTGCCGCTACGTGAAAGTCGCAGCTTCAGCGGTCGGCGCCGCTCCAGAATGTCCAGCGCCAGGTCGATCTGCGAGCGGTTGGGATCGGGCAGGAACAGAAGGTCGATGCCGCCTCCGCACGGAAGCCGAATGTCGATGTAAGGCGATCCTGCGCCATAGCGGACGTGCCGCGGCTGTCCCGCCGCCAGCACCTCTTGCGCTTCGGCGATAACCGCGGCCTCGACGCATCCACCAGAAAACGATCCTATTACGGCTCCGCTTTCGGCAACCGCCATGTGCTCGCCCGGCGCGCGGGTCGCGCTGCCGGTGACGTCGGTAAGAGTCACCAGCACGGCGCGTTCTCCCCGGTGCGCGCAGTCGCGCATGAAATGGAGGATGGAACGCGCCTGCTTCACGCGGTCGCAGTCCCTCGCGTAGCCGGAGCGCGGCTGTGCATGCGTGCCACCGCGAAGGCGGCCAGCGCTGCGAGGGCGAGGAGCGCACCGCTGGTGAGGAACTCGGGGACAGCGCCGGCAGTGTCGAACACGATGCCGCCGATTGTGGCCCCGAGGGTGATTGCAAGCTGGACGATCGCCACCATCAAACCGCCGCCGGCTTCCGCTTCGTCGGGAGCGGTGCGCGCGAGCCAGGTCCACCAGGCCACCGGTGCCGCCGTTCCGGCAAAGCCCCATACCGCGAGCAGCGCGGCGGTTGCGATCGTCGATCCGCCGAACAGTGTCAGGGCCACCGCTACGGCAGCCATGGCGGCCGGCAGCACGCCAAGGGTCACGTAGAGCCTATGCTCGAGGACGCGGCCAATCAGCAGCGTGCCGATGAAGCCGGAGACACCGACGATCAGGAGCATGATAGACAGCATCGACACGCTGACGTGCGTGACCTGCTCCAGGAAGGGGCGCAGGTAGGTGAACAGCGAGAACTGCCCCACGAACAGCAGCGCAACCGTGCCGAGCCCGAATAGGACCGGCGGGCGGCGCAGCAGCGCGGCCATGCCGTTGCCGCCCTGTCGCGCGACAGCAGGCAGCTTGGGAAGGGCGAGAGCCTGCCAGATCACTGCGGCGGCCGCGACCGGCACAACGCAGAAGAAGGCGCCGCGCCAGCCGATAAGACTACCCATGAAGCTGCCAAGAGGGGCAGCAAGCACGGTAGCAAGAGCGTTGCCGCCGTTGATGACCGCCAAGGCCTTGGGAACGGAGGCGTCCGGCACCAGCCGCATCGCGATGGCCGCGGACATCGACCAGAAGCCGCCGATGGCGATGCCGAGCAGAGCTCGGCCACCCATGAAGATCAGGTAGCTCGGCGCGAACGCGACGATGACACCAGACACGATCAGCAGCCCGGTCAGCAGGAGCAGGACCAGTCGCCGGTCCAGATCGCCGAGGATGAAGGAGAGCGAAAGGCTCGTCACCACGGCGAACACGCCGGAGATGGCGATAGCCTGGCCCGCCTGTCCCTCGGTGAGCTGAAGCGTATGAGCGATCGGGCTCAACAGGCTGACGGGCATGAACTCGGATGCTACGAGCACGAAGCTGCACAGCGCCATCGCATAGACAGCACCCCAATGGGCCGGTTGATCGATTGCGCCGCGCTGGGCGCCGGTCGCCGCGGGAGCGGCCAAGCCTGTCATGATGGCTTCTCCTTATAGTGGTTCGAAGCGCCCGGATCGAAGCGAGGCCAGGGGAGGAACGTCGCAGTCGTCCGGGCACACGCGGCATCACCGGGTTCGGGGAAGCGGTGAGCTGCGTACGAGTCTAAACTAAGGGGCGGGGGAACAGCCCACAACGCCGGGCGAGGTTGATGGAGCAGTGAACGCGCTTCATCGTTGCGCTACGATATTGGGGTATTCGCGACCCGGTAGCGAAGCCAGACGATACCATTGTCCAACACTTCGTGGCTTTCCAGTGTCAGCCGTTTCATGGCGGGAATCGCTGATGCGTCTGCTGCCGGACCGTCGAAGATTGCAGGAGCCCCGGCGATCCCATCGATCGCGGGCACAAGCATCAAGCTGACTTCATCGACCAGCCCGGCGCGCAGGAACGCACCGTTGAGATGTCCGCCGCCTTCGAAGAGAAGGCGATCAAGCCCGAGCTCTTCGCCAAGTATGGCCAGCGCCTGCCGAAGATTCAGCTCGTCCTTTCCGGCGAAGATATAGCCGACACCGTCAGCGCGTAATCCCGCGAGATGCGCGTCCGACACCTGCTCGGTCAGGACGACGACAATCGGGTCGCCCCCGACGTCGCTGCGCCCCCACACGATCTTCCCGTGCGCATCGGTGACGATCCCGTAGGCGTCTGCTGACTTGTTCGGCAGCCAGGATATGCGTGGGAGCCGTTCGTCGGTCTGCGCGGGGTAGGTGTCACCTTTGGCAAACTCCTGCCCTGTGACGCGGCCGACGATCCATGATCCCCCACCGAGGCGGACATGCAGATCTTCGTAGGCAGCGTGCGAATGGGCATCGCTCGGTGTCCAGCGCTCGGGCAGGATGCGCCCGTCGAGACTGCTGGCCATGTGACAGATGATGTGTGGCTTCATGGCCATCCTGTTGGCTGCTGCGGTGGGGCGAACACAGAACACTTTCGCGCCACCTTCGTCTTCGTGAGATCGCTGCACTGGAACGATGAGCGTTCCTCATGGAGTA contains:
- a CDS encoding cysteine hydrolase, whose translation is MHPNTTALLLIEYQNDFVSEGGAQHEAVQAVMAETGMLAHSRTVVEQARALGVTVMHAPISFADGYPEIPSDPYGILAGIVAAKAFRKESWGAEIAEVMAPQTGDIIIEGKRGLDCFASTNIDFILRQRGITDLAIAGFLTNCCVESTMRSAYERGFRVVTLSDCTATLSPEEQDAAVTKNFPMFSLPMTHDAFLAKLEPAA
- a CDS encoding xanthine dehydrogenase family protein molybdopterin-binding subunit; its protein translation is MKFDTPATTNPIDRMKVVGRAHDRIDGPLKTTGQAPYAYEFYREVPNAAYGYVVGSAIAKGRIRSMSLNEARAAPGVLAIVTAADAGKLGKGKYNTAKLFAGPAVDHYHQAVAVVVAETFEQARAAAWLIRVDYQRAPGRFDLDQEIKTAPLHGGNSGEGSESPPEHRVGKFEAAFAAAPVKLDQRYTTPDHSHAMMEPFASIASWTGDALTVWTSNQMIDWGRTDLATTLGIPKEKITFMSPYVGGGFGGKLFLRTDAVLAALGARAAKRPVKLALQRPLIANNTTHRPATRQRIRIGTTRDGTITAIAHESGSGDLPGGGPETAVNQTELLYAGANRLTSLRLAVMDLPEGNAMRAPGEAPGMMALEIAMDEMAEQLGMDPIAFRVKNDTQVDPKDPKRHFSQRQLVRCLEEGAQRFGWSKRNPKPGQVRDGRWLVGMGVASSFRNHMNMPSGARVRLRRDGVVTVETDMTDIGTGSYTILAQTAAEMMGVPAEAVVVKLGSSAYPVSAGSGGQFGAANSTAGVYAACVKLREQVAQRLGVNSVDAVFEGGKVRSGNRTADLRQAASAGELVAEDKIEFDKLDKSYQISTFGSHFVEVGVDAYTGATRVRRMLAVCAAGRIINPKSARSQVIGAMTMGVGSALMEALEVDKRFGLFINHDLAGYEVPVHADIPHQEVVFLDEADDKANPMKAKGVGELGLCGVGGAVANAVYNATGVRIRDYPLTLDKHLERLPAIA
- a CDS encoding xanthine dehydrogenase family protein subunit M is translated as MKAFTYERAKDPVAAARAAARPGARFIAGGTNLLDLMKIEVETPSHLIDVQDLGFDKIEKTRDGGLRIGALVTNTNLAADERVRRDYGVLTRAIVAGASGQLRNKASTAGNLLQRTRCPYFYDTNMACNKRKPGSGCSAIGGVSRQLGVIGVSDKCIATFPGDMAVAMRVLDAVIETVDANGQQRSIPIADFHRLWGDRPEIDTNLRAGELITAVTLPRPLGGKHLYEKVRDRASYAYALVSVAAVIQPDGTGRVAFGGVAPKPWRVEAAEALLPRGAAAVTARAFQGATPTEDNKFKLPLATRALASVIAQAADQKGA
- the paoA gene encoding aldehyde dehydrogenase iron-sulfur subunit — its product is MAGISEIELSRRGLLAGSAATAAIVASPIPAEAAPLPPSPAPASLPVSFEVNGSRRELKLDPRTTLLDALREHLHLTGSKKGCDHGQCGACTVMVDGVRINSCLSLAVMHEGDKITTIEGLGTPEKLHPMQAAFVKHDGYQCGYCTPGQICSAVAVLDEIKRGVPSHVQADLTDRPQATNVEMRERMSGNICRCGAYSNIAEAMAEVAGAKA
- a CDS encoding XdhC family protein, with product MKQARSILHFMRDCAHRGERAVLVTLTDVTGSATRAPGEHMAVAESGAVIGSFSGGCVEAAVIAEAQEVLAAGQPRHVRYGAGSPYIDIRLPCGGGIDLLFLPDPNRSQIDLALDILERRRPLKLRLSRSGTFAASEAAETDRTGWSGHDFIARHDPQLRLIVLGHGAEPGALLQMAEAYGAETLLFSPQSSLVDEAHARGRPAHLLRIVGPADSFLLDPWSAVVTLFHDHDWETDLLLQALEQQPLFIGAMGSRQTHTERRNRLLAAGADPLAIDRVVGPVGIIAATRDPQTLAVSILAQVVQVYEEVLEGKVAERPLESVLNAAHRFDEQSARGVLHLKALH